One stretch of Arachis duranensis cultivar V14167 chromosome 1, aradu.V14167.gnm2.J7QH, whole genome shotgun sequence DNA includes these proteins:
- the LOC107491303 gene encoding uncharacterized protein LOC107491303 — protein sequence MMNIDLKGEKFTWFINPRNGFVTREMLDRVLVNWEWRRLYQNATLTALLVIGSNHYPLVLRLEPKEKFERHFKYEAYWEDHEDCEKIIKQGWENNENKRNKWEKLQEKFKSCKKELEQWSKKTFTRADKKINQLKEEITKLQNQEFSEQQQEMIKDLN from the coding sequence ATGATGAACATTGATCTTAAGGGAGAAAAATTCACGTGGTTTATCAATCCTAGGAATGGCTTCGTTACAAGAGAAATGCTAGACAGGGTTCTTGTCAACTGGGAGTGGAGGAGATTATATCAGAATGCAACCCTCACAGCCCTCCTGGTGATAGGATCTAATCATTACCCTCTGGTTTTAAGGCTGGAACCGAAAGAGAAATTCGAACGACACTTCAAGTATGAAGCATATTGGGAAGATCACGAAGATTGTGAGAAGATCATCAAGCAAGGATgggaaaataatgaaaataaaaggaataaatGGGAAAAACTACAAGAAAAATTCAAGAGTTGCAAGAAGGAATTGGAGCAATGGAGCAAAAAAACTTTCACCAGAGCTGACAAGAAAATCAACCAACTTAAGGAAGAAATCACAAAACTACAGAATCAGGAGTTTTCAGAACAGCAACAGGAAATGATCAAGGATCTGAACTGA